In Harmonia axyridis chromosome 6, icHarAxyr1.1, whole genome shotgun sequence, a single window of DNA contains:
- the LOC123682715 gene encoding uncharacterized protein LOC123682715 — protein sequence MPNSPGHAHASLIPSAEGTGCQCMCVYSSSTMRNYKRKTQRGTTSQDLLKRAADAVIKDGRKLKTVARELEICHTTLQRYVKKIKSGLTPSVGFKSRMVFSEDQEAQLSEYILKSASIYFGLLPEEVRQLAYQCAVKFNVQHIPPSWHTNGKAGKDWFTNFLKRNSTLAIRTPEATSAGRASSFNRYNVNQFFEKLGDLITKYNLTPSRIWNLDETGVTTVLKPKKILAEKGTKQVGAIVSSERGTLVTVELAVSALGNSIPPMFVFPRLKFKDLFIRGGPPECIGAGNQSGWMTNKEFLVFMDHFIKHTKPSPDEPVLLLLDNHSSHIDIDVIEKAKKNSVILLSFPPHCTHRLQPLDVGVNGPFKAYCSKAQNNWLRTNPGKTMSIYEIPGIVKYALPLAATPINISNAFKKAGIWPYDPNIFTDKDYAPSSVTDRPMPENRPSQDTDHFPVPLNNQERTAEYLNDSNNVGCNIEIETTPSILQQSDCSVEPSGNPEHVGRQCSQETTPCCSFQLPQSSADNNAGDENTIIFSPDLIRPLPKAPPRLVGRNKGRKRKTAVLTDTPEKDALAEEHANKKKKKEIETTKKGKGKCTGQGKQAKRTTKNPAKRRVLQDDDTSDEEQDWYCIICCDAYSNSAPREKWIQCIECKNWAHSQCIDDEESPAFVCPNCYSDQSSIE from the exons ATGCCTAACAGTCCGGGACATGCGCATGCCAGTTTAATTCCGTCCGCCGAAGGGACAGGGTGTCAGTGCATGTGTGTGTATTCGAGCTCTAC AATGAGGAATTACAAGCGGAAAACTCAAAGGGGAACTACATCCCAAGATCTTCTAAAAAGAGCGGCTGATGCAGTCATCAAGGATGGACGTAAATTAAAAACAGTTGCACGTGAATTGGAAATTTGCCATACAACTCTTCAAAggtatgtcaaaaaaattaaaagtggaCTTACTCCTTCGGTTGGTTTTAAATCTAGAATGGTGTTTAGTGAAGATCAAGAGGCACAACTGTCTGAGTACATTTTGAAAAGTGCCTCTATTTATTTTGGTCTTCTACCAGAAGAAGTACGACAACTTGCTTACCAGTGTGCCGTGAAGTTTAATGTTCAACACATCCCACCATCTTGGCATACCAATGGTAAGGCTGGCAAGGATTGGTTTACAAACTTCCTGAAGAGGAACTCTACTCTTGCAATAAGAACACCAGAAGCTACCAGTGCCGGACGCGCGAGCTCGTTCAACAGATATAATGtaaatcaatttttcgaaaaacttggCGACTTGATTACAAAATATAATCTTACTCCTTCACGTATATGGAATTTGGACGAGACTGGTGTCACAACTGtgttaaaaccgaaaaaaattttggctGAAAAAGGAACAAAGCAAGTAGGAGCAATTGTTTCATCTGAACGTGGAACTTTAGTCACTGTTGAGCTAGCGGTGAGTGCTCTGGGAAACTCGATTCCGCCGATGTTTGTTTTCCCGCGTTTGAAATTTAAGGACCTGTTTATCCGAGGTGGTCCTCCTGAGTGTATTGGGGCTGGTAATCAATCCGGTTGGATGACAAACAAAGAGTTCTTAGTGTTTATGGATCATTTCATAAAGCATACTAAGCCTAGTCCTGATGAACCAGTGTTATTACTACTAGACAATCATTCATCTCATATTGATATTGATGTGATCGAAAAGGCCAAGAAAAACtctgttatattattatcattcccACCACACTGCACCCACCGTCTGCAACCCCTGGATGTTGGTGTCAACGGCCCATTCAAAGCATACTGTTCTAAAGCTCAAAACAACTGGCTGAGAACTAATCCCGGGAAAACTATGAGCATTTATGAAATACCAGGTATTGTAAAATACGCTTTGCCGCTTGCAGCAACTCCTATCAATATAAGCAACGCATTTAAAAAGGCTGGCATTTGGCCCTATGACCCAAATATCTTCACAGACAAAGATTATGCGCCGTCTTCTGTCACTGACCGCCCGATGCCAGAAAATCGACCCTCACAAGATACAGACCACTTTCCTGTCCCTCTAAACAATCAAGAAAGGACTGCTGAATATCTTAATGACTCAAATAATGTCGGCTGCAATATAGAGATTGAGACTACTCCATCAATTCTACAGCAAAGCGACTGCAGCGTTGAACCATCAGGTAATCCAGAACATGTGGGACGTCAATGCTCTCAGGAGACTACCCCTTGTTGCAGCTTCCAACTTCCTCAATCATCAGCTGATAACAACGCGGGAgatgaaaatacaataattttctcaCCAGACCTCATAAGACCACTGCCTAAAGCACCTCCTCGATTAGTTGGACGCAATAAAGGACGTAAAAGAAAGACAGCTGTTCTTACGGACACTCCAGAGAAGGATGCTTTGGCCGAAGAACATGctaataaaaagaagaaaaaagagatTGAAACTACAAAGAAGGGTAAAGGAAAATGCACGGGACAAGGTAAACAAGCAAAAAGAACGACTAAGAACCCCGCTAAGAGAAGAGTCTTGCAAGATGATGACACTTCTGATGAGGAACAAGATTGGTATTGCATCATATGTTGTGACGCATATTCTAATTCTGCCCCTAGAGAAAAATGGATTCAATGCATAGAATGCAAGAATTGGGCCCATTCACAATGTATTGACGATGAAGAAAGCCCAGCATTTGTATGTCCAAATTGCTATTCTGATCAGTCATCTATAGAGTAA